The stretch of DNA CAGCACTTCTGGCCAACGTCCAGAGGTGGCGCATTATCCCGGCAGCCATGACCACAATTGTCTTGCAGGGCATGGCAGATGAGACGTCTCACCAGCCAGTTTGCCACGGTCCTGCGCCTAGTCGAAGGCAACAATCCCGTAGCCAAATAGCCCGCTGCCTCGGCACCCACCACCTATCCAGCCCCGCTCCTCCACCACGGAGCAACAACATCGCATGCGGTATTAGCAGCCACTCGATCCAAGACCTCTTTACTTTGTGGGCGGTTGAATGCAGGCAATGAGCGATTCTTAAGTCCGCTCCAAAGTGGCAATGGTGGCACGGGCCTCCGTGGGCGCGAGTGGCTTTATCGAGATCAACGGCGAGCTCATTGATGGCACGATCCTTATGCGCACTTTCCTCCCGCCAAGCATTTTTCAATAACGGCGTGCTCAGCCATGGTGGTGCGCACCGCTTCCTCCTACACCGGCCAGCAGCCGCAGCTACGGGCGTGGTGGTGAAGGAACAGGATTAGACGCTCCGCCCATCAGGTTCAGGCGTATCCCAATCTGATGCCAAAATGATCTCCACCCATGGCTGTGAAGATAGTGGTGAGTGGCCTATGTGATGTGTCCTTGCGTAGATGTGGTCCCAGCTTCTCGCCAACAGTCCTACGTGGGAAGACCGGTCCGGTAGCGATACGTTTTCATCACACTCGGTGTGAGATCAGGTATGACGTTAACGGCTCAGGTTTACCTCAAGTCCCACGGCTTGCTGCACAGCGCTGTCGTAGAGAATGCGCCCGACGGCGAGGTCTAGCATCCCTATTCCCACGGAATTGAATAAGGTGATGTCTTNCTCTCCTGTCCGCCCTGNGCGTTTTCCTGTTATGACGTCCCCAATTTCTCCTTGGACTTGTCCCGCCGTCATGACTTNTTCACTGATCGGGATGAGCAAGTCCCCTGACTTCGTGAGCGCTGTTGACAAGCTGTCCACAAAGACGCGAGAACTAACCATCCCTTCAGAGTCTATTTCACGCTCGTCAGGCCGGGGCCGTGCACCGACAGCGTTGATGTGCAGGCCGGGTTTAAACCATTTGCNCAAAACTAGAGGTTCAGAAGCCGGAGTGAGTGTGCACAGAACGTCAGCGGACTCTACAACAAATTGTGCAGATGGTGCGATGATCACGGTGAGTTCCAGGTGAGCGATCTGACGCTGGAACGCTTCGATGGTTGCAGCTTTCCGGGACCAAACCACCACCGTTTGTATGGGAAGAACAGCAAGCATTGCTTGAACATGTGCCACTGCCAAAGCACCGGCACCGACAAGCCCAAGGATGGAACTCTCAGCTCTGGCGAGGGCTTTACTGGCTACCGCACTGGCTGCCGCTGTGCGGATTCGCGNTGGAATACGCCCGTCCAAGATAGCGAGGGTCTCCCNCGTTGTTTGGGAAACCAACATCAGGGTTGAACGTTGACTCGGCAAGCTGCGTTCCATATTTCCTGGAATGTCGGCAAGCAATTTTACTGCGGCAAGGCCGCTCGGGCCAGAAACTGCCGCCATCGGGATAAACCGCGAGTCAGAAGTGGCCAGGTGAAGGGACACCGGCGCTGGTTGGTGGGCCAAACCATCGGAAACCTCTGCAAATGCACGTTCCACAGCCTCGATGGTGCGCGGCATATCAGCCAGGGAATCGAGCTCGGAGGCTGTCAAAATTAGTGTCATCTCAGGAGGTCCTTCGTGTCTAGGGAGGAAAATGCTTGCCTCTAAAAAGAGGAATAGAACCAGCACTGCCTTCAGCATTAACTCGAATGCTGCTATCCCGCAACAATTTTACTCTCCCAGCACCATGACCTTCCGTCCGTCCAGCGAAAATGAAGACTCAGGTACTTCCATCTAAACAGAACATCGCTCGCGAGGTGACCAAGAACTGTAACGCCGTGGAGGAAGTAGTTTCACTCCCCAGCAACCTTCTGGCGTAGATACCTGTGTTATGGGCTTTCATGCAAACTGTGATTGGCGTTGAGGGCAGGAAGATCCTTGTAACCGGGGCTCTTCCTGCCCTCAATTGCTCACCCACAGCCCACTCTGGGATCAATACCGGTATACCTTGCCTGAAAGCTGCCAGGAACCATAAGTATCGTTGAAGCGCTCACGAGGGGTATTGAGCGGATTTTTGGTGCTCACATACTTCATCGAGTTGCGAGCAGATCAGTACCCAATCTCTTCAGAGCAAGTCGGCAGGCACTGGGGATGGGCTCAATGATGACCGCGACGTTTTCGGCAGAGAGTCTGCGGGCCGTTTCACTGAGTGGACCACCAGCAATTATTACCGCTTGAGCACCGGTAGCCACCGATTCAACTACCGCATTACGTAGTTCCAGGAATTGCTCCTGCGGATTTGCAGCAAGGGCCAACGGGCCACTGGCAGTCAACTTCACACCGCAGAAATGCGCGGCCCGATCGTGTACCTGCACCAGTTTCTCCAACGATGGC from Arthrobacter polaris encodes:
- a CDS encoding ornithine cyclodeaminase family protein, which codes for MTLILTASELDSLADMPRTIEAVERAFAEVSDGLAHQPAPVSLHLATSDSRFIPMAAVSGPSGLAAVKLLADIPGNMERSLPSQRSTLMLVSQTTXETLAILDGRIPXRIRTAAASAVASKALARAESSILGLVGAGALAVAHVQAMLAVLPIQTVVVWSRKAATIEAFQRQIAHLELTVIIAPSAQFVVESADVLCTLTPASEPLVLXKWFKPGLHINAVGARPRPDEREIDSEGMVSSRVFVDSLSTALTKSGDLLIPISEXVMTAGQVQGEIGDVITGKRXGRTGEXDITLFNSVGIGMLDLAVGRILYDSAVQQAVGLEVNLSR